Part of the Candidatus Hydrogenedentota bacterium genome, CTACGCGTTTTTCGGAAATCTCGGCGTCTGGTGCTTCGATCATAACGGCAGAGAACTTTGGAAGGTGCCGGTCGAGCCGAAGAAAACCGGCAACAACTGGGGCACCGCCGCGTCGCCGGCGCTGCACGACAACGCGCTATACATCTGCAACGATAACGAGGAGCAGTCCTACTTGGTCGCGCTCGACAAGAAGACGGGCAAGGAAATCTGGCGCGTGACGCGCAACGAACAAACCAACTGGGCGACACCTTTCGTGTGGGTGAACGAGAAGCGCGCCGAAATCGTCACTCCCGGCTCCGGCCAGGTCCGCTCGTACGGTCTCGACGGCAAGGAACTGTGGTCGCTCACCGGAATGTCGAGCATCACCATCGGCACGCCCTACGCGGCGCACGGCCTGCTGTACATCAGTTCCGGCTACGTGATGGACAAGCGCCGGCCGGTGTATGCGATCAAACCTGGCGCAAGCGGCGACATTTCGCTCTCCGACGGGCAGACCGCGAACGAGTTCGTTGCGTGGTCGCAGCCTCTCGCCGCTCCATACAACCCCTCGACGCTGGTCTACGGCGATCGCCTCTACGTGCTCTACGACCGATCGCAGTTGTCCTGTTACAACGCGAAGGACGGCACCCCCATCTACGATCGCCAGAAGCTTCCCGGCGGCGGAGGCTTTACGACCTCGCCGTGGGCGTATAACGACAAAGTGTTCTGCCTTGATGAAGACGGCAAGACGTATGTTGTGAAGGCGGGCGATACGTTTGAAATTCTTCGCGAGAACAAACTCGCCGAGGACGATATGGGCATGGCGACTCCCGCGATTGTGGGAGACAAGCTGATACTGCGGACCGCCGCGCGGGTGTATTGCGTGGCGAAAGGCGCGAAACTCTCAAGCGCAAACTAATCGCTATTGCACGTTCGCGCTTGTGCTCTCGCTCGTCATCGTAATCGTATCTCGATATCGGGCGGAGCAGAATCTATCGGTCATCGGAACGATGGTGTACAATGACGGCGTTGGGCTTCAACGGCGATCAGGGGCCCGCGGCCACGCGAAAAGGCATTCTGGAGGATTCTCCCATGCGATGGATAACCCGGCGTGAATTCATGAAGCGGTCGGCAGTGGCCACCGCGGCGAGTTTGTCAATGGCGGGGCTGCGTCCCGCCTGGGGGGCCGAAACCAGATTCTCCGGCACGATGAAACGCACGCTCGGCCGGTGCGGCGTGCAATGCTCACTCCTTGGTATGGGCACCGGCACCCAGGCGTGGAACGGCAGTTCCGCGCAAAACCGAAAAGGGCGCAAAGCGTTTGTCTCGCTTATCGAGCACGCGCACGCCAGCGGCGTCACCTACTTCGATCTCGCCGACATGTATGGCGCGCACGATTACATGAAGGATGCAATGAAGAACACCGTCAAGCGCGAAGACGTTCTGCTCCTCACGAAGACGGTGTCGCGCGATCCCACCCTGATCAAGGCCGATCTCGAGCGGTTCCGGCGCGAGTTGGACACCGACTATATCGACGTGGTCTTGTTGCATTGCCTCACCGAACCCGGGTGGACGGAAAAGCTGAAACCGTGCATGGACGCGCTGGCCGACGCGAAATCGAAAGGCCTCATCCGTGCGCACGGCTGCTCGTGCCACAACTTCGGCGCAATGGAAACCGCCGCGGACTCGCCATGGACCGATGTGCTCCTCGCGCGCATCAATCCCTTCGGCATTAAAATGGACGCGAAAAACCTTACGCCCGACGGCAAGACGAAGGAAGTACTCAACGAACAGGAAGTGCTCGATGTCGTAGCCGTGCTCAAACGCGCGCGCGACAACGGCGTTGGCGTGCTCGGCATGAAGATCGCCGGCGAAGGCGCCGCAAAGGACCGCATTCCGGAGTCGCTACAGTTTGTGTTGTCCTCGGGCGTCGTCGACGCGCTCAACATCGGCGTGCTCGATCCCGGCGAAATCAACGCAAACCTCGAGTACGTGGATCGGGTGCGTGTGGCGTAATCGGAATCGCATATTGATCGGCGCACTTGCCGGGGCGTTGGCTTTGTATTGCGCACCGGGCTGCGCGAGTTCAACCAGCGGAATCGAGGTTCCGCACGTAAAGTCGGAGCAGCCGGACCCGTACCGCGACGATCTGTTGGAGCGTATCAAGCCCGAAACCCCGCCGGACCGTCCGGCCGAGGACCTTCCGATTGATCCGTTGCGTACCGCCGCGCGCACCGATCAAGAATCCAAAATCGAAAGCCCAAAATAGTATTAGAGCGTTTCAAGGTCGACTGCACCGCGTGCTCGTGACTTGTCCTCCGAAGCCGATCGGGCGAAGGAGGATCCTGCGCGTCATCGTACTCGATCTTCTCGAGTATCGAGTGCGAGTACGATGACGACTCACAAGCAGGAGCACGAAACAGACAGTGTGCTCAAACTTGAATTGCGCTAGCCCGGCCCCCGAAACCGGGCGCCGGGCTTAATCAAAACACCGCTCTCTATAGGTAAGACGGTACTAATACGTTCCGCCGTACGCTCCAATCAGTTCCGCCACTTCGTCGTAGCCCATCATCGACGCCACCGCCAATGGCGTCATGCTCGTGTACGAATTATCGCGCGAGTGCACATCTGCGCCCGCGCTCAACAACAGTTCTGCGAGGTCCGTCCGCCCGTTCAGCGCAACCCAATGCAGGCACGACATGCCCAGGCTGTCCATCTCGTTTACGTTTGCGCCGTTTTCGATCAACGCGCGAACCGAATTTGTGTGTCCGCGGCGCGCCGCCTTGTGCAACGGCGTTTCGCCGGTCACGTCCCGCTCCCCGGGGTTCGCGCCGGTCGCGAGCAACTTTCGTACTGCGTTCTCCATGCCCCAATACGCCGCGCGCTGGAGAAGGGTGTCTCCGGCGGCCTGGTCCGGCGCATCCGCCAACTCCTGCCGGATCATCACCTCCTGCAGGCCACGGTGCCCGCTCTTCAATGCGCGGCTCATGGGAGTTTCGCCCTCGCGATCCATCGTGTAGAACCAATGGATGGTGGCGTTCCGCTCTCCGTCGATCTTGTGCTCACAGGTAACCATGCCCCGGAAATGAGCAACAACGGTGCCGAAGCCACGCCCGCGAGTTCCACCGAGCTAACCGGTTCGGGTACAGCGGGATGCGGCAGGCGGCGCGGCGCTCTGTCGCGAGAACCCAAACTCCGGCCACGTTGAATATCTGCCGGCTCGACAGGTTTTCGGCACCCTAAATGGCCGGGGACCCCGATTCTCGTGGACCCCTTGCGGCGCGGCGGATCAAGGGATATACTACGCGACCGTCCCAAGTGGTGCGGACATTTTTGGGTGGAAGACCTTAGGCAAACAGGAACAAGAGGGTAGAGTCGTGCGTAAGACAGCATTATTTTCGATTTGCGGTGCGCTGGTGATGGTGTTGGCGTTGGCGGGTTGCGCCACGAGCGGCGGTGCATCGACCGCGAAGAAGGGCCCGAGCGACGAGGACGGCGTGAAGGCCGCGCTGGAAAACTGGAAGACCGGCATGGAGGGCAAGGACCTCGCCAAGCTCGGCGCCGGTATTTCCGACAAGTTCAACCACTATGAGTGGGGCAACAAGGAGCAGATGCTCGGGTTCCTGAAGTCGCAATTCGAGCAGGGCACGCTCGATGGCACAAAGATCGATGCCAGCAAGGCGACGCTCAAGATCGAAAACGGCGTGGCGACCGTATATCCGGTTGAAATGGTCGCGTCGTTCGGCACCGCCACGATTGAATTCAAGCTCGAGAAGGAAGCGGACGGCGTCTGGCGCGCGACGGGTATAAACGTCGAAGGCGTGTAATCTCGCAATAGACGCAGATTCTTTTTGCGGCCGGAACGGCAGAATACCGTTCCGGCCGGTTCAGTTTTCGCTACTCTACCCAAATTTGTGTCCACTACCCGCCGAATTCTATACTATTTGTTTCTGCGCCCATGGGTGCCCAGTGGGATTTTGCCCCGTCGTGCGGGCGCGCAACCCTCAACGGAATTGGATGGAGAGATACTATGTCGTTGCCCCCGCATGGCGGCACTCTGGTGGACCGCTTTCTGACTGGCGCCGCGCTCGATGCCGCGAAGGAAGCGGCCAAAGGCCTTCCGCGCATCAAGGTGGATTCGTACTGCGCATTCGATATCGACTGCATCGCAAAAGGCATTTTCAGCCCGCTGACGGGCTTCATGGGCGAGGCGGAAGTCCGAAGCGTCATCGACACGATGCACTTGCGCCCCGGAATTCCGTGGACTATTCCAATCCTGTTGGCCGTGACGCCGGAAGTTGCGGACAAACTGCCTGTCAAGTCGGATGTCGCTATCGAGGACGATGAAGGCGACATCGTCGCCATTCTGCACCTGAGCGAGAAGTTCCACGTAGACCACCGGGAGATCGCGGAAAAGGTCTATCGCACGACGGACGAATCGCACCCCGGCGTCGCGTACACGCTCGGCCTCGGCGACGTGTTTCTCGCGGGCGATATCGACGTGCTGAAGGCGCGCGTCATCGAACACCAGGAATATAACCTCACGCCGAAGGAAACCCGCGCGGCGTTCGAACATCACGGCTGGAAACGCATCGTCGCGTTCCAGACGCGCAACCCGATCCACCGCGCGCACGAGTACCTTACGAAATGCGCGCTGGAAGTGTGCGACGGCCTGCTCATTCACCCGCTCATGGGCACCACCAAGAGCGACGACATCCCCGGCGACGTCCGTATGGAATGCTACAAGACCATCGTCGATCTCTATTACCCGAAGAAGCACACGCTCCTGTCGATCATGCCCGTGAACATGCGCTACGCGGGACCGAAGGAAGCGATCATGCACGCGATTGTCCGGAAGAATTACGGGTGCACGCATTTCATCGTGGGCCGCGACCACGCCGGCGTCGGAAACTTCTATGGCACGTACGACGCGCACTACATCTTCAACGAGATCGACGCGAAGGAACTCGGCATCACGCCATTGTTTTTCGACCACACGTTCCACTGCAAAGCCTGCGGCAACATGGGATCGATCAAAACCTGCCCGCACGACAAGGAACATCACACGCACCTCAGCGGCACGAAGGTGCGCGAGATGCTCAAGGCCGGCGAAATGCCCCCTGTCGAGTTCAGCCGCCCCGAAGTCGCCAAGGTGCTTATCAAGTGGGCGCAGAGCACGTAACCGCGATTCACTGATTTCTCCTTGTAGCGCCCGGCCTCCGTGCCGGGCGTTTCTTTTCTTCCTGAGCAAGCCGACCTTGATCGCAAATATACCCGGCAATCGATTGCTCGCAAACCTCGGCGCGCGTAAAATTCCTCTATGGTTTCTGAGCACTTGTTATCACGCACCACCTATAACCCGGAAATCTGCCACGGGAAGCCGTGTATTCGCGGCATGCGCTATCCCGTTGAATCAATAATGGAGTACCTGAGCGGAGGCGAGGAGATCGAAACTCATCTTGCTACTTTTCCCGATCTTGAGCGATATGATTTACTCGCCTGTATTGAGTTTTCGCGACGGTACGGATCGAACAAGGCGTAGCTCACACATGAAACACATTGAGTATCATTCCAATCTTGCGGTTCCTCCCGGCGAATATGTCGATGAAGTGTTGAGTGACTTGGGGATGACGAAGCACGAACTCGCGCGGCGCATGGGATGGACTGTGTCAAGACTCGATGCGCTTGTCGAGGGTAGTGCGCCAATCGAGGCCGAGACCGCTGCCTTACTGGAAAGCATTCTCAAGGTTCCGGCCCACATTTGGACGGGGCTAGAGAAAGAGTATCGTTTCGTGTTGGCGCTGAAAAAGCACTGAGCGCGACGATGCCGCCCCGCGTCCTTGTCATCGGCCTTGACTGCGCGGCGCCGCGATTTGTCTTCGGGCCGGACGCGTTCGATCTCCCGAACCTCCGCGCGCTCATGGAGCGCGGCTGCTGCGGCCCGCTCGAAAGCTGCCACCCGCCGATCACCGTGCCTGCGTGGGCTTGCATGACCACCGGCAGGGACCCTGGCGAGCTTGGCTGCTACGGGTTTCGCAATCGCGTCGATCGTTCGTACAACGAAATGGTCACCGCGAACGGATCGTCGATCCGCGAGCCGCGCGTGTGGGACGACCTCTCGCGGCACGGCAAACAGTGCATCGTCCTGGGCGTGCCGCAAACGTATCCGCCCAAACCGTTGAACGGCTTTCTCGTCTCCGGCATCGACACGCCCGACGTCACCGTCGACTACACCTACCCAAAGTCGTTGAAGCGCGAGATCGAACGCGCGTGCGGCGAGTACATCCCGGACGTGCGCGACTTCCGCACCGACGATAAGTCAAGCCTACTCGCGCGCATCTACGCGCTTATGGAGAACCGCTTCGCCGTTGCGCGATACCTGATGAAAGCCAGGCCGTGGGATTTTTTCATGATGGTCGAGATGGGCGTCGACCGCCTGCACCACGGTTTCTGGAAGTACTGCGATCCATCGCACCCGAAGCACGTCCCCGGCAATCCATTCGAACACGCGTTCCGTGATTTCTATTCCGCCGTCGACACGCAAATCGGCCAACTGCTCGCCGTCGCGGGCGAGAACGTCACGACGATCGTCGTCTCCGATCACGGCGCGAAGGCAATGCGCGGCGGACTCCGCATTAACCAATGGCTCATCGACAACGGCTATCTATGGTTAAAGGGACCTGTTGCGCCTGGCACGCGCCTCGAAGATTGCGCGATCGATTGGGCGAACACGCGCGCGTGGAGTTCCGGCGGTTACTACGCGCGCATCTTCCTGAATGTGATAGATCGCGAGCCGGAAGGATGCATCCCGCAATCGGACTACGAAAACTTGCGCGATGAAATCGCGGCAGGCATTCGCTCGATTGCCGGACAGAATGACGGGCCGATTCACAACATCGTGCTGAAACCAGAGGAAGTCTATCGAAAAGTCACCGGCATCGCGCCCGATCTCATTGTCTATCCCGACGATCTCAACTGGCGCGCCATCGGCACGGTCGGACACGATTCCATCTACGCCGATGAAAACGACACCGGCCCCGACGACGCCAACCATGATTACAATGGCATCTTTATTTGCGGCGATCGCTCGATTGCGCGGCCACATACAATTTTCGAAATGGCGTCGCTGCTGCCCTCAACAATGGGCATCGCAGTAACCAGCACGGCTAGTGTAATTTAAGAAATGCCGTAGCAGGTATGTCCCGTAGGTTTCCGTGCAAATCGAGTGTGCGATTACGATTACGAGCACGATTACGAGCACGAGCACGAAAACGCAGCTACGTAGTATCTCAAATTGCTTTAGTACGTGTAGGACTGGTACCTACGATGAGTCCTATGCGACCTGTTCATCCATGCACGCTGTGCCGCACCGCCTTCAATTCCTTCATCGCGGCGTCTCCGCCTTTGAGGCCGAAGAGGTCATGCAGGCGACGGTAGATGGCGTAGATCTTCTCGTACGCTGCGTGTGCATCTTTGTTGGGTTTGTACACGGTGTCGCGCAGGCGGGCCATTTTCTTAGCGGCGGCGGTGATGTCTGCGTAACCGCCGGCTTCGACGCCGGCCGCCACGGCGCCCCACATCGCGGAGCCGAGCGCTACTGTTTGGTCGCTTGCGCTGATCTTAATCTCTCGGTTCGTTACGTCCGCGAAGATCTGCATGAGTAGCGGGTTCTTTCCGGGCAATCCGCCGCATGCATACAGCTCCGTAATGGGTACGCCGCCGGCTTCGAGTTGCTTGATGATCGTGTAGGTGCCGAACGCGGTGCTCTCGAGAATGGCGCGGTACATTTCCGCGGGTGTTGTCGATAGCGTCATGCCGATCATCAGGCCGCTGAGATCCGCATCGACGAGAATGCAGCGGTTGCCGTTCCACCAGTCGAGACACACCACGCCTGACTCACCAACCTTCAGCTTCGCCGCTTCCCGGCCGAGGTAACCGTGCACGTCGAGTCCTGCTTTCTTCGCAT contains:
- a CDS encoding PQQ-binding-like beta-propeller repeat protein; protein product: MFSRISTRSLSFALVFFIISIANADANWPQFRGPEARGVAEGANLPDTWSTTENIAWKTDIPGRGWSSPVVWGNRIFFTTVVSQGEVEAAKKGLYFGGNRDNAPDMVHMWKVYCLDLESGKVVWEKQVHEGKPVTPRHIKNSYASETPVVDAERIYAFFGNLGVWCFDHNGRELWKVPVEPKKTGNNWGTAASPALHDNALYICNDNEEQSYLVALDKKTGKEIWRVTRNEQTNWATPFVWVNEKRAEIVTPGSGQVRSYGLDGKELWSLTGMSSITIGTPYAAHGLLYISSGYVMDKRRPVYAIKPGASGDISLSDGQTANEFVAWSQPLAAPYNPSTLVYGDRLYVLYDRSQLSCYNAKDGTPIYDRQKLPGGGGFTTSPWAYNDKVFCLDEDGKTYVVKAGDTFEILRENKLAEDDMGMATPAIVGDKLILRTAARVYCVAKGAKLSSAN
- a CDS encoding aldo/keto reductase — translated: MTALGFNGDQGPAATRKGILEDSPMRWITRREFMKRSAVATAASLSMAGLRPAWGAETRFSGTMKRTLGRCGVQCSLLGMGTGTQAWNGSSAQNRKGRKAFVSLIEHAHASGVTYFDLADMYGAHDYMKDAMKNTVKREDVLLLTKTVSRDPTLIKADLERFRRELDTDYIDVVLLHCLTEPGWTEKLKPCMDALADAKSKGLIRAHGCSCHNFGAMETAADSPWTDVLLARINPFGIKMDAKNLTPDGKTKEVLNEQEVLDVVAVLKRARDNGVGVLGMKIAGEGAAKDRIPESLQFVLSSGVVDALNIGVLDPGEINANLEYVDRVRVA
- a CDS encoding ankyrin repeat domain-containing protein, which translates into the protein MVTCEHKIDGERNATIHWFYTMDREGETPMSRALKSGHRGLQEVMIRQELADAPDQAAGDTLLQRAAYWGMENAVRKLLATGANPGERDVTGETPLHKAARRGHTNSVRALIENGANVNEMDSLGMSCLHWVALNGRTDLAELLLSAGADVHSRDNSYTSMTPLAVASMMGYDEVAELIGAYGGTY
- the sat gene encoding sulfate adenylyltransferase, which produces MSLPPHGGTLVDRFLTGAALDAAKEAAKGLPRIKVDSYCAFDIDCIAKGIFSPLTGFMGEAEVRSVIDTMHLRPGIPWTIPILLAVTPEVADKLPVKSDVAIEDDEGDIVAILHLSEKFHVDHREIAEKVYRTTDESHPGVAYTLGLGDVFLAGDIDVLKARVIEHQEYNLTPKETRAAFEHHGWKRIVAFQTRNPIHRAHEYLTKCALEVCDGLLIHPLMGTTKSDDIPGDVRMECYKTIVDLYYPKKHTLLSIMPVNMRYAGPKEAIMHAIVRKNYGCTHFIVGRDHAGVGNFYGTYDAHYIFNEIDAKELGITPLFFDHTFHCKACGNMGSIKTCPHDKEHHTHLSGTKVREMLKAGEMPPVEFSRPEVAKVLIKWAQST
- a CDS encoding DUF433 domain-containing protein, which translates into the protein MVSEHLLSRTTYNPEICHGKPCIRGMRYPVESIMEYLSGGEEIETHLATFPDLERYDLLACIEFSRRYGSNKA
- a CDS encoding helix-turn-helix domain-containing protein, translating into MKHIEYHSNLAVPPGEYVDEVLSDLGMTKHELARRMGWTVSRLDALVEGSAPIEAETAALLESILKVPAHIWTGLEKEYRFVLALKKH
- a CDS encoding alkaline phosphatase family protein, with product MPPRVLVIGLDCAAPRFVFGPDAFDLPNLRALMERGCCGPLESCHPPITVPAWACMTTGRDPGELGCYGFRNRVDRSYNEMVTANGSSIREPRVWDDLSRHGKQCIVLGVPQTYPPKPLNGFLVSGIDTPDVTVDYTYPKSLKREIERACGEYIPDVRDFRTDDKSSLLARIYALMENRFAVARYLMKARPWDFFMMVEMGVDRLHHGFWKYCDPSHPKHVPGNPFEHAFRDFYSAVDTQIGQLLAVAGENVTTIVVSDHGAKAMRGGLRINQWLIDNGYLWLKGPVAPGTRLEDCAIDWANTRAWSSGGYYARIFLNVIDREPEGCIPQSDYENLRDEIAAGIRSIAGQNDGPIHNIVLKPEEVYRKVTGIAPDLIVYPDDLNWRAIGTVGHDSIYADENDTGPDDANHDYNGIFICGDRSIARPHTIFEMASLLPSTMGIAVTSTASVI